One window from the genome of Zerene cesonia ecotype Mississippi chromosome 1, Zerene_cesonia_1.1, whole genome shotgun sequence encodes:
- the LOC119828682 gene encoding transcription elongation factor SPT5: protein MSDSEASNYSGSGSEAGSVVSNRSRRSAASNRSARSRSVSRSRSRSRSRSQSGSRSPSRSRSPSRSRSRSRSRSRSRSRSRSAESGGGRNRDDEAKEASGDEEVEDEQEPEGEDLVDSEEYDEDEEEERRRKKRKKDSRYGGFIIDEAEVDDEVDEDDEWEEGAQEMGIVGNEVDEIGPTAREIEGRRRGTNLWDSQKEEEIEEYLRNKYADESAALRHFGEGGEEMSDEITQQTLLPGIKDPNLWMVKCRIGEEKATVLLLMRKFITYQYSEEPFQIKSVVAPEGVKGYIYIEAYKQTHVKAIIESVGNLRMGVWKQEMVPIKEMTDVLRVVKEQSGLKPKQWVRLKRGLYKDDIAQVDYVDLAQNQVHLKLLPRIDYTRLRGALRTVQSENEAAKRKKKRRPAAKPFDPEAIRAIGGEVTSDGDFLIFEGNRYSRKGFLYKNFSSTAILAEGVKPTLTELERFEEQPEGIDIELAAPAKDDPTSLHSFSMGDNVEVCSGDLANLQAKIIAIDGSMITVMPKHDALKDPLVFKPNELRKYFKLGDHVKVLAGRYEGDTGLIVRVEAQRVVLVSDLTMHELEVLPRDLQLCSDMATGVDSLGQFQWGDMVQLDPQTVGVIVRLEKENFHVLGMQGKVIECKPQALQKRRENRFTMALDSEHNSIQRKDIVKVIDGPHAGRDGEIKHLYKNFAFLQSRMYLDNGGIFVCKTRHLQLAGGAKNNATANGLALGFMSPRIQSPMHPSGRGGGNMRGRGRGGRGGMVARDRELVGVTIKITGGPFKGNVGIVRVATGATVRVELHSSCQTISVERSHIAVAGGPTGAARGGASSYSRTPMRAGGSHTPTYRDTGIKTPMHGSATPIYEAGSRTPHYGSSTPAHDGGRTPAHGAWDPAAANTPARPDFDYGLDDDQPPAYEGTSYAQGPFTPQTPGTMYGSDHTYSPYRPSPSPSGYTGGYLGTPSPGGYSPRSPYAGGSPTPDWHAPDLEVRVRDKGDGLGGQTGALRGVSGGVCTVYLPSEDRSVSLQADLLEPVVPQRGDRVKVISGDDREAVGELISIEDKEGVVKFVGTDDIKIMQLRRLCKMANV, encoded by the exons GATGAACAAGAACCAGAAGGAGAAGACTTAGTGGATTCAGAGGAATATGATGAAgatgaagaagaagaaagaagacGGAAGAAACGCAAGAAGGACAGCAGATATGGTGGTTTCATTATTGATGAGGCTGAG GTTGATGATGAAGTTGATGAAGATGACGAATGGGAGGAGGGAGCACAAGAAATGGGTATTGTTGGCAATGAAGTGGATGAAATTGGTCCCACTGCTAGGGAAATTGAAGGTCGCCGTCGAGGAACCAACCTATGGGACTCGcagaaagaagaagaaatcGAAGAATACCTTAGAAACAAATATGCCGATGAATCAGCCGCACTTAGACACTTTGGTGAAGGTGGCGAAGAGATGTCCGATGAAATTACGCAACAAACGCTTTTGCCAGGCATCAAAGACCCCAATTTGTGGATGGTTAAATGTCGTATCGGCGAAGAGAAAGCCACAGTACTCTTGCTCatgagaaaatttattacgtatCAGTACTCGGAAGAACCATTCCAAATTAAATCTGTTGTTGCACCAGAGGGTGTAAAgggctatatttatatagaagcatacaaacaaacacacgtgAAGGCGATTATAGAAAGCGTTGGAAATTTAAGAATGGGAGTTTGGAAACAAGAAATGGTTCCCATCAAAGAAATGACTGATGTGTTGAGGGTAGTCAAAGAACAATCAGGTCTTAAGCCCAAACAGTGGGTGCGACTAAAGAGAGGTCTCTACAAAGATGACATAGCCCAAGTAGATTATGTAGATTTAGCTCAAAATCAAGtccatttaaaactattaccTAGAATTGATTACACGAGACTTAGAGGTGCGTTAAGAACGGTACAAAGTGAAAATGAGGCCGCGAAACGGAAAAAGAAACGCCGGCCTGCTGCAAAACCATTCGATCCGGAAGCTATTAGAGCTATCGGTGGAGAAGTTACATCTGACGGTGACTTCTTGATATTCGAAGGCAATAGATATTCTAGGAAGGGTTTTTTGTATAAGAACTTTTCATCAACTGCTATCCTTGCAGAGGGTGTTAAGCCAACTTTGACTGAATTAGAAAGGTTTGAGGAGCAGCCTGAAGGAATCGATATCGAACTCGCCGCACCAGCTAAAGATGATCCGACAAGTTTACACTCTTTCTCAATGGGCGACAATGTAGAAGTATGCTCTGGAGATCTCGCAAACTTACAAGCCAAAATTATAGCTATAGACGGCTCCATGATAACAGTTATGCCAAAACATGACGCTTTGAAGGATCCTCTAGTGTTCAAACCGAATGAGTTaaggaaatatttcaaattaggAGATCACGTAAAGGTATTAGCGGGTAGATATGAAGGCGACACGGGTTTGATTGTGCGAGTGGAGGCACAGAGAGTAGTTCTTGTATCAGACTTGACGATGCACGAACTCGAAGTTTTGCCCCGAGATTTGCAATTGTGCTCAGATATGGCAACGGGTGTTGATTCTCTGGGCCAGTTCCAGTGGGGCGATATGGTTCAGCTGGATCCACAAACCGTAGGAGTAATCGTTCGTTTGGAAAAAGAAAACTTCCACGTGCTTGGGATGCAAGGAAAAGTCATAGAATGCAAACCGCAAGCCTTACAGAAGCGACGCGAGAATCGCTTTACGATGGCGCTCGACTCTGAACATAATTCCATACAGAGGAAGGACATAGTGAAAGTGATAGACGGGCCGCACGCGGGCCGAGACGGTGAAATCAAGCACTTGTACAAGAATTTCGCGTTTTTGCAATCCAGAATGTATCTAGACAATGGTGGTATATTCGTGTGCAAAACGCGGCACTTGCAATTAGCTGGTGGGGCGAAGAATAATGCGACAGCGAACGGATTAGCTTTAGGTTTTATGTCGCCGCGTATTCAGTCGCCCATGCATCCCTCGGGGAGAGGTGGGGGCAACATGCGCGGGAGGGGAAGAGGAGGAAGAGGGGGGATGGTGGCGAGGGATCGGGAGCTAGTGGGGGTCACGATAAAGATAACGGGAGGGCCGTTCAAGGGCAACGTCGGGATAGTGCGAGTGGCAACGGGGGCAACGGTGAGGGTGGAACTGCACTCGTCGTGTCAGACTATATCGGTGGAGAGGAGCCATATTGCGGTGGCGGGCGGGCCCACTGGCGCCGCCAGGGGAGGGGCCTCTAG CTACAGCCGCACGCCGATGCGCGCGGGCGGGTCGCACACGCCCACGTACCGCGACACGGGCATCAAGACGCCGATGCACGGGTCGGCCACGCCCATCTACGAGGCGGGCAGCCGCACGCCGCACTACGGGTCGAGCACGCCCGCGCACGACGGCGGCCGCACGCCGGCGCACGGCGCGTGGGACCCGGCCGCCGCCAACACGCCCGCCCGCCCCGACTTCGACTACGGCCTGGACGACGACCAGCCGCCCGCCTATGAGGGCACGTCGTACGCACAG GGTCCATTTACGCCGCAGACACCGGGTACGATGTACGGCTCGGACCACACGTACAGCCCGTACCGGCCGAGCCCGAGCCCCAGCGGGTACACGGGCGGGTACCTCGGCACCCCGAGCCCCGGAGGGTACTCCCCGCGGTCACCCTACGCCGGCGGTTCCCCCACGCCCGATTGGCACGCGCCGGATCTGGAGGTGCGCGTGCGCGACAAGGGCGACGGGTTGGGGGGACAGACGGGCGCCCTGCGGGGGGTCAGCGGGGGGGTGTGCACCGTGTACCTGCCCAGTGAGGACCGCTCGGTTAGCCTACAAGCGGATTTGCTGGAACCGGTCGTGCCGCAGCGTGGGGATAGGGTTAAG GTGATATCCGGCGACGACCGAGAAGCGGTAGGTGAGCTGATCTCCATAGAGGATAAGGAAGGAGTCGTCAAGTTTGTCGGCACTGACGATATTAAGATCATGCAGTTGCGGCGCCTTTGCAAAATGGCGAACGTCTAG